A single region of the Erythrobacter sp. HL-111 genome encodes:
- a CDS encoding acyl-CoA carboxylase subunit beta, protein MTWAKELEELRQREALAEQMGGPDKVARQHGRGKMDARARLAALCDEGSFREIGKIAGRGHYDENGDLASVTPAPFLFGKATINGRPVVATADDFTIRGGAADAGIARKMVQAEMMAHELRLPIIRMIDGTGGGGSVKTLEQIGATYIPAVPGWGDVVTNLETVPVVALALGPTAGLGAARTVASHYSVMVRGLSQIFAAGPAVVEAMGESYRDGSASHEDAKEALGGSAIHTRNGVVDDEVSSEAEAFARARHFLSFMPEYVGQPARRAECSDPADRREEALLSLVPRDPKQVYSMRRALDMILDEGTVFEIGRNWGRAAITALARLDGWPVAVVASDPSYLGGSWEAKTSEKVERFVKLADQFRLPIVHLVDNPGFMIGREAEMAGTIRYGVNAMNAIYRATVPLASVVLRRAYGIAGSAMSNAERYQYRFCWPSGDWGSLPIAGGLEVAYKAELEAAEDPEAELAAIRDRLAKVTSPFRSAERFNVEDIIDPRDTRPLLCEFAGLAWRRLESGR, encoded by the coding sequence ATGACCTGGGCCAAGGAACTCGAAGAACTGCGGCAACGCGAGGCACTGGCCGAGCAGATGGGCGGCCCCGACAAGGTGGCGCGGCAGCATGGGCGCGGGAAGATGGACGCCCGCGCGCGGCTTGCGGCCTTGTGCGACGAAGGCTCCTTCCGCGAGATCGGCAAGATCGCGGGGCGCGGGCATTACGACGAAAACGGTGACCTCGCCTCCGTCACCCCTGCCCCCTTCCTGTTCGGCAAGGCCACCATCAACGGCCGCCCCGTCGTCGCCACGGCCGACGATTTCACCATTCGCGGCGGCGCGGCGGATGCGGGGATCGCGCGCAAGATGGTGCAGGCCGAGATGATGGCGCACGAGCTGCGCCTGCCCATCATCCGCATGATCGACGGGACGGGCGGCGGCGGCAGCGTCAAGACCCTCGAACAGATCGGCGCGACCTACATTCCCGCCGTGCCCGGCTGGGGCGACGTGGTGACCAATCTCGAAACCGTGCCGGTGGTGGCGCTGGCGCTCGGGCCAACCGCGGGTCTCGGCGCGGCGCGCACGGTCGCCAGCCACTATTCGGTCATGGTCAGGGGCCTTTCCCAGATCTTCGCCGCAGGCCCCGCGGTGGTCGAGGCGATGGGCGAGTCCTATCGCGACGGATCGGCCAGCCACGAGGACGCCAAGGAGGCGCTCGGCGGCAGCGCAATCCACACCCGCAACGGCGTGGTCGACGACGAGGTTTCGAGCGAGGCCGAGGCCTTCGCCCGCGCGCGGCATTTCCTGAGCTTCATGCCCGAATATGTGGGCCAGCCCGCCCGCCGCGCCGAATGCTCCGACCCCGCGGACCGGCGCGAGGAGGCGCTGCTCTCCCTCGTCCCGCGCGATCCGAAACAGGTCTATTCGATGCGCCGCGCGCTCGACATGATCCTTGACGAGGGCACGGTCTTCGAGATCGGCCGGAACTGGGGCCGCGCCGCGATCACCGCCCTCGCCCGGCTCGACGGCTGGCCGGTCGCGGTGGTGGCGAGCGATCCCAGCTACCTTGGCGGATCGTGGGAGGCCAAAACCTCCGAGAAGGTCGAGCGTTTCGTCAAACTCGCCGACCAGTTCCGCCTGCCGATCGTCCACCTCGTCGACAACCCCGGCTTCATGATCGGGCGCGAGGCGGAAATGGCGGGGACGATCCGCTACGGCGTCAATGCGATGAACGCGATCTACCGCGCGACCGTGCCCCTCGCCAGCGTCGTCCTGCGCCGCGCCTATGGCATTGCGGGCAGCGCGATGAGCAATGCCGAAAGGTATCAATACCGTTTCTGCTGGCCCTCCGGCGATTGGGGAAGCCTGCCGATCGCGGGCGGGCTGGAGGTCGCCTACAAGGCGGAACTGGAGGCAGCCGAGGACCCGGAAGCCGAACTCGCAGCGATCAGGGACAGGCTCGCCAAGGTCACTTCGCCCTTCCGCAGCGCCGAACGCTTCAATGTCGAGGACATCATCGACCCGCGCGACACGCGGCCGCTGCTGTGCGAATTCGCGGGGCTCGCCTGGCGCAGGCTCGAAAGCGGGCGCTGA
- a CDS encoding acetyl/propionyl/methylcrotonyl-CoA carboxylase subunit alpha has product MITKLLIANRGEIACRIIRTARTMGIATVAVYSDADARALHVRQADEAVHIGPSPAAESYLVGEKIIAAAKETGAEAIHPGYGFLSENAAFAQAVLEAGLIWVGPKPASIEAMGLKDAAKARMIEAGVPVTPGYLGAEQSLERLTTEAEAIGYPVLIKAVAGGGGKGMRKVDAPADFAAMLESCRREAKASFGNDEVLLEKWITSPRHIEVQVFGDAHGNVVHLFERDCSLQRRHQKVIEEAPAPGMDAATREAICAAAVRAAKAVDYEGAGTIEFIADASEGLRADRIFFMEMNTRLQVEHPVTEEITGVDLVEWQLRVASGEALPKRQDELSINGHAIEARLYAEDPAKGFLPSTGTLEHLKFGDLERVETGVESGGIISPFYDPMIAKLISHAETRDQAIDDLKNGLTTTEVWPVRTNAGFVACAIDDEDFRNAVLDTGFIERKGGKLIPSTAADDATWKVAAMLSTDRCNEAPFAGFRLNAPKRNTVAISGLEGARVIDLDEAWSDTLRVVSDDGDLYSTDAGDAPVMTGTVIGETIVVFNEGSAFDFALAARGTSQASAANGAIIAPMPGKVIAVDVSEGQTVTAGQRLMVLEAMKMEHALTAPFDGVIEGLAVSAGGQVQVEAVLCTVVPAGE; this is encoded by the coding sequence ATGATAACAAAGCTCCTGATTGCCAATCGCGGCGAGATCGCCTGCCGCATCATCCGCACCGCGCGGACCATGGGGATCGCGACGGTCGCGGTCTATTCCGATGCCGATGCCAGGGCGCTGCACGTGCGCCAGGCCGACGAGGCGGTGCATATCGGCCCCTCGCCCGCTGCCGAAAGCTATCTCGTCGGCGAAAAGATCATCGCGGCGGCGAAGGAAACGGGAGCCGAGGCAATCCATCCGGGCTACGGTTTTCTTTCGGAGAACGCGGCCTTCGCGCAAGCCGTGCTGGAAGCGGGGCTGATCTGGGTCGGGCCGAAGCCCGCCAGCATCGAGGCGATGGGCCTGAAGGACGCTGCCAAGGCGCGGATGATCGAGGCGGGCGTTCCTGTCACCCCCGGCTATCTCGGCGCGGAGCAGTCGCTTGAACGGCTGACCACGGAGGCCGAGGCGATCGGCTACCCCGTCCTCATCAAGGCGGTCGCGGGCGGCGGCGGCAAGGGGATGCGCAAGGTCGATGCCCCCGCCGACTTCGCCGCGATGCTGGAAAGCTGTCGCCGCGAGGCCAAGGCGAGCTTCGGCAATGACGAGGTCCTGCTCGAAAAGTGGATCACCTCGCCTCGCCATATCGAGGTGCAGGTGTTCGGCGACGCCCACGGCAACGTCGTCCACCTGTTCGAGCGCGACTGCTCGCTCCAGCGCCGCCACCAGAAGGTGATCGAGGAAGCCCCCGCCCCCGGCATGGACGCGGCCACCCGCGAAGCGATCTGCGCCGCCGCCGTGCGCGCTGCCAAGGCGGTCGATTACGAGGGTGCGGGCACCATCGAATTCATCGCCGACGCGTCGGAGGGGCTGAGGGCGGACCGCATCTTCTTCATGGAGATGAACACGCGGCTTCAGGTGGAGCATCCGGTCACCGAGGAAATCACCGGCGTCGATCTGGTCGAATGGCAACTGCGCGTCGCGAGCGGCGAGGCGCTGCCCAAGCGGCAAGATGAGCTGTCGATCAACGGCCACGCGATCGAGGCGCGGCTCTATGCGGAGGATCCCGCCAAGGGGTTTTTGCCGAGCACGGGAACGCTTGAGCATCTCAAGTTCGGCGACCTCGAGCGCGTCGAAACTGGTGTAGAGAGCGGTGGTATAATCTCACCCTTCTACGATCCCATGATCGCGAAACTCATCAGCCATGCGGAAACACGCGATCAGGCAATTGACGATCTAAAGAATGGACTGACCACCACGGAAGTCTGGCCGGTCCGGACGAATGCGGGATTCGTAGCTTGCGCGATCGACGACGAAGATTTCCGCAATGCCGTATTGGATACCGGCTTTATCGAACGCAAAGGCGGAAAGCTCATTCCATCGACCGCCGCAGATGACGCCACATGGAAAGTCGCGGCGATGCTCTCGACTGATCGTTGCAATGAAGCTCCATTTGCTGGATTTCGCCTCAACGCTCCAAAGCGCAACACAGTAGCGATCTCCGGCCTCGAAGGCGCGCGGGTCATCGACCTCGATGAAGCGTGGTCAGATACGCTTCGTGTCGTTAGCGACGATGGCGACCTTTACTCCACTGACGCAGGTGATGCGCCGGTGATGACGGGGACGGTCATTGGCGAGACAATCGTCGTTTTCAACGAGGGTTCTGCCTTCGATTTTGCACTGGCGGCGCGCGGCACCAGCCAAGCCTCCGCCGCCAATGGCGCGATCATTGCTCCCATGCCGGGCAAGGTCATCGCGGTCGATGTCAGCGAAGGCCAGACCGTCACCGCCGGGCAGCGGCTGATGGTGCTCGAGGCGATGAAGATGGAACACGCCCTCACCGCGCCCTTCGACGGGGTGATCGAGGGGTTGGCGGTCAGCGCCGGCGGGCAAGTGCAGGTCGAGGCGGTGTTGTGCACGGTGGTGCCTGCGGGGGAGTAA
- a CDS encoding phytoene/squalene synthase family protein: MGVEPSFEPTRRAQLVEHARLAIKHGSQSFSAAARLFDPETRERAWLLYAWCRRCDDIADNQHMGGELGDQSDLATRLAHIRRLTARAFAGQPTGDPAFDALGIVAKECGLTPAMAEDVIAGFQLDAEDWRPRTEADMMRYCYHVAGAVGVMMAVVMGVSPEDRETLDRANDLGLAFQLSNIARDIVEDDAAGRCYLPIEWLVEQDIEPGQHTKPHHRRELAAMAARLVALVEKHEAAARVGAERLPFRSRWAVLSAARIYGAIGRKVRARGTEAWNSRTYVPRWEKALYGARAFLSAAINREKHPDGPITWGIADFRPSG, translated from the coding sequence ATGGGCGTGGAACCCTCTTTCGAACCGACACGCCGCGCGCAGCTGGTCGAACACGCGCGCCTTGCGATCAAGCACGGCTCGCAGAGCTTTTCCGCCGCCGCGCGCCTGTTCGATCCCGAAACGCGCGAGCGGGCGTGGCTGCTCTACGCCTGGTGCCGCCGCTGCGACGACATCGCCGACAACCAGCACATGGGCGGCGAACTGGGCGACCAGTCCGACCTCGCGACGCGCCTCGCCCATATCCGCCGGCTCACCGCGCGCGCCTTCGCGGGCCAGCCGACGGGCGACCCGGCGTTCGACGCGCTGGGCATCGTCGCGAAGGAATGCGGGCTGACGCCGGCCATGGCCGAGGACGTGATCGCGGGCTTCCAGCTCGACGCCGAGGACTGGCGCCCCCGGACCGAGGCCGACATGATGCGCTATTGCTATCATGTCGCGGGCGCGGTCGGGGTGATGATGGCGGTGGTGATGGGGGTTTCGCCCGAGGACCGGGAAACGCTCGACCGGGCGAACGATCTCGGGCTTGCCTTCCAGCTTTCCAACATCGCGCGCGACATCGTCGAGGACGACGCGGCGGGGCGGTGCTACCTGCCGATCGAATGGCTGGTCGAACAGGATATCGAGCCCGGCCAGCATACGAAACCGCACCATCGCCGCGAACTCGCCGCCATGGCCGCGCGGCTGGTCGCGCTGGTCGAAAAGCACGAGGCGGCGGCGCGCGTCGGGGCGGAACGCCTGCCCTTCCGCAGCCGCTGGGCGGTGCTTTCCGCCGCGCGCATCTACGGCGCGATCGGGCGCAAGGTGCGCGCCCGCGGGACCGAGGCGTGGAACAGCCGCACCTATGTCCCGCGCTGGGAAAAGGCGCTCTACGGCGCGCGTGCGTTCCTGTCGGCCGCGATCAACCGCGAGAAGCACCCGGACGGGCCGATCACCTGGGGGATCGCGGATTTCCGGCCTTCGGGCTGA